Proteins encoded by one window of Collimonas fungivorans:
- a CDS encoding MFS transporter, whose protein sequence is MTTPASASPESESVLSHRPFTLFWGARVASTIANQMQIVAVGWQVYQLTHSAFDLGMVGLVQFLPALFLALLVGHVADRYDRRKIARICLFIKGLAAAALAIGSIYGWLDKQAIFAIVFVIGATHAFESPTLQALVPGLVPARLLPRAVAWSASATQTAVIIGPALGGFIYVLGPSAVYTSSSVLFVGASLLVSLIRIESVLPRREPATLSSLLAGIAFIKSRPAILGAISLDLFAVLLGGATALLPIYAHDILATGPLGLGLLRSAPAVGALSTAIFLARRPLSRRVGRSMFIAVAVFGVATIVFALSRSFVLSLATLVVLGASDMISVVVRSSFVQLETPDHMRGRVSAVNSVFIGTSNQLGEFESGVTAAWLGPVPAVLLGGVGTVVVVLLWIRLFPTLFGLDKLVNPAAAPNPPAQPPSPATPTAT, encoded by the coding sequence ATGACCACCCCCGCCTCTGCCAGTCCCGAATCCGAATCCGTCCTGAGCCATCGTCCGTTCACCTTGTTCTGGGGCGCACGGGTAGCTTCCACCATCGCCAACCAGATGCAGATCGTCGCCGTTGGCTGGCAAGTTTATCAACTCACGCATAGCGCTTTCGACCTCGGCATGGTGGGCCTGGTGCAATTCCTGCCGGCCCTATTCCTGGCCCTGCTGGTCGGCCATGTGGCCGACCGCTACGACCGCCGCAAGATCGCCCGCATCTGCCTGTTCATCAAGGGCCTGGCAGCCGCGGCTCTGGCCATCGGCAGCATTTACGGCTGGCTCGACAAGCAAGCCATCTTCGCCATCGTGTTTGTGATCGGCGCCACCCACGCCTTCGAATCGCCGACACTGCAGGCGCTGGTGCCCGGCCTGGTGCCGGCGCGCCTGCTGCCGCGCGCCGTGGCCTGGTCGGCATCGGCCACGCAGACCGCGGTGATCATCGGCCCTGCATTGGGCGGTTTCATTTACGTGCTGGGGCCAAGCGCGGTATATACCAGCAGCAGCGTGCTGTTCGTCGGCGCCAGCCTGCTGGTGTCGCTGATCCGCATCGAAAGCGTGCTGCCGCGGCGCGAGCCGGCTACCCTCAGCTCCCTGCTGGCGGGGATTGCCTTCATCAAGAGCCGGCCGGCGATCCTCGGCGCCATATCGCTCGACTTGTTCGCGGTGCTGCTGGGCGGCGCCACGGCGCTGCTGCCGATCTACGCGCACGACATCCTTGCCACCGGCCCGCTCGGCCTCGGCCTGCTGCGCTCGGCGCCGGCGGTGGGCGCCTTGTCGACGGCGATTTTCCTGGCGCGGCGACCATTGAGCCGGCGCGTCGGCCGCAGCATGTTCATTGCGGTTGCGGTGTTTGGCGTGGCCACTATCGTGTTCGCCTTGTCTCGTTCGTTTGTGTTGTCGCTGGCGACACTGGTGGTGCTTGGCGCCTCCGACATGATCAGCGTGGTGGTGCGCTCTTCCTTCGTGCAACTGGAAACGCCGGACCACATGCGCGGCCGCGTCAGCGCCGTCAACTCAGTGTTCATTGGCACCTCCAACCAGCTAGGGGAATTTGAATCCGGCGTCACCGCTGCCTGGCTGGGGCCGGTGCCGGCAGTGCTGCTGGGCGGGGTCGGCACGGTGGTCGTGGTGCTGCTGTGGATACGCCTGTTCCCTACCCTGTTCGGCCTCGACAAACTGGTCAATCCGGCGGCCGCGCCAAATCCGCCAGCCCAGCCGCCGTCGCCGGCAACCCCAACAGCCACCTGA
- a CDS encoding ABC transporter permease subunit — protein MNKKLFALAVAGILVLLAFPQVFPNPYYIHLAETILIYAILLFGLDIVVGYTGQVSLGHAGLFGIGSYTTGVLVFKLGWPFLIAAPASLAVTAIFGAILALPALRVTGPYLAMVTLAFGTIIQILINEMSFLTEGPMGIKLNKPSFFGHRLDEVEYFYLVAALMVLSLIVVHRIVKSHLGRAFQALRDSPIASDCMGVSVYRYKVYAFVISAALAGLAGSLYAYSEEYISPNTYNFELTILFLLAVIMGGRKSRTGSLIGALIVVMLPSLLADIELFRQIATVAAVIAVLATAFLLWKKRKTLREVAVPVVATVGMAVFSYKLENITDWRLTVFGLMTLFVVYYLQDGIVGFARSLLGQRMPARSEPASVAASPEHAWAAAGGSVAAGATLLSGQKILMQFGGLKALNEVNLDIVKGSVHGLIGPNGSGKSTMMNVLTGIYKPTGGKVEFNGKTISGSTPAAIALGGVARTFQNVQLFGEMTATENVLVGLHHTFRSNVLDVIFHTPRYRREELAARARAASILQFVGLSGLAAEEARNLPYGKQRLLEIGRALGLNPELLLLDEPAAGLTAPDIKELIAIIHKIRQHGITIILIEHHMDVVMSISDTVTVLDFGQKIAEGKPAAVQSDPKVIEAYLGGTAGEAVDNSDGAPSTSNAAGS, from the coding sequence ATGAATAAAAAACTGTTTGCGCTGGCGGTGGCCGGCATCCTGGTGCTGCTGGCGTTTCCGCAGGTTTTCCCGAATCCGTATTACATCCACCTGGCCGAAACCATCCTGATCTACGCCATCCTGCTGTTCGGCCTCGACATCGTGGTCGGCTACACCGGCCAGGTCTCGCTGGGCCACGCCGGCTTGTTCGGCATCGGCTCCTACACCACCGGCGTGCTGGTATTCAAGCTCGGCTGGCCGTTCCTGATTGCGGCCCCGGCCAGCCTGGCGGTGACCGCCATCTTCGGCGCTATCCTGGCGCTGCCTGCGCTGCGGGTGACCGGGCCTTACCTGGCCATGGTCACGCTGGCGTTCGGCACCATCATCCAGATCCTGATCAATGAAATGAGCTTCCTGACCGAAGGACCGATGGGCATCAAGCTGAACAAGCCGAGTTTCTTCGGCCATCGCCTCGACGAGGTGGAGTATTTCTACCTGGTTGCGGCGCTGATGGTGTTGTCGCTGATCGTCGTCCACCGGATCGTCAAGTCGCACCTGGGGCGCGCTTTCCAGGCGCTGCGCGATAGCCCCATCGCTTCCGATTGCATGGGCGTCTCGGTGTATCGCTACAAAGTGTATGCGTTTGTGATCAGCGCTGCGCTGGCGGGCCTGGCGGGGAGCTTGTATGCGTATTCGGAAGAATACATTTCGCCGAATACCTATAATTTCGAGCTGACCATCCTGTTCCTGCTGGCGGTCATCATGGGCGGCCGCAAGAGCCGCACCGGCTCGCTGATCGGCGCCTTGATCGTAGTCATGCTGCCGAGCCTGCTGGCAGACATTGAACTGTTCCGCCAGATCGCCACGGTTGCTGCCGTGATCGCGGTGCTGGCGACCGCCTTCCTGTTGTGGAAAAAACGCAAGACCCTGCGCGAAGTGGCGGTGCCGGTGGTGGCGACGGTCGGCATGGCGGTGTTTTCCTACAAGCTGGAAAATATCACCGACTGGCGTCTGACGGTATTCGGATTGATGACGCTGTTCGTGGTGTATTACCTGCAGGACGGCATCGTCGGATTCGCCCGCAGCCTGCTGGGCCAGAGAATGCCTGCCCGCAGCGAACCTGCAAGCGTCGCCGCCAGCCCTGAACATGCATGGGCTGCGGCTGGCGGCAGCGTTGCAGCCGGCGCCACCTTGTTGAGCGGGCAGAAGATATTGATGCAGTTTGGCGGCCTCAAGGCGCTCAACGAAGTCAACCTGGATATCGTCAAAGGCAGCGTGCATGGCCTGATCGGCCCGAACGGGTCCGGCAAGAGCACCATGATGAACGTGCTTACCGGCATCTACAAGCCGACCGGGGGCAAGGTCGAGTTCAACGGCAAGACCATTTCCGGTTCGACGCCGGCGGCGATTGCCCTGGGCGGCGTGGCCCGCACTTTCCAGAACGTGCAGTTGTTTGGCGAAATGACCGCCACTGAAAACGTGCTGGTCGGCCTGCATCACACCTTCCGCAGCAATGTGCTGGACGTGATCTTCCATACCCCGCGCTACCGGCGCGAGGAATTGGCGGCACGGGCGCGCGCTGCCAGCATCCTGCAGTTTGTCGGGCTGAGCGGACTGGCGGCTGAAGAGGCGCGCAACCTGCCTTACGGCAAGCAGCGCCTGCTGGAAATCGGCCGTGCGCTCGGGCTGAATCCGGAACTGCTGCTGCTGGACGAGCCGGCGGCGGGCCTGACTGCGCCCGACATCAAGGAACTGATCGCGATCATCCACAAGATCCGGCAGCACGGCATCACGATCATCCTGATCGAACATCACATGGATGTCGTCATGTCGATTTCCGATACCGTGACGGTGCTGGATTTCGGCCAGAAAATCGCCGAAGGCAAACCGGCCGCGGTGCAAAGCGATCCCAAGGTGATCGAGGCCTATCTCGGCGGCACTGCCGGCGAGGCCGTCGACAATAGCGACGGTGCGCCGTCCACTTCCAACGCAGCGGGGTCATAA
- a CDS encoding branched-chain amino acid ABC transporter permease, producing the protein MEILLQLVFSGIALGMIYAVIAFGYQLTFATSGTLNFGQGEALMLGALVGLSLVGNIHGGPYLNYWLMIPLVIVFGALQGAVVEWIGVRPALKIKSEFGWIMSTIALAIIFKNVAENIWGKDDLTFPSPLPSTPFQVFGANVQPMQVVVVLGALAMMLAVEFFNRKSIYGKAVVATSNDRDAAGLMGINTSMVITFSYALSSATAAFAGVLVAPLTLTGATMGAALGLKAFAVAIIGGLTSGMGAVVGGLILGIAETLTGFYISTGYKEVPGLVLLLLVLAIKPAGLFGKTAIKKV; encoded by the coding sequence ATGGAAATTCTGCTGCAACTCGTCTTCAGCGGCATCGCGCTAGGCATGATCTACGCGGTGATCGCTTTCGGTTATCAACTCACGTTCGCCACTTCCGGCACCCTCAATTTCGGCCAGGGCGAGGCATTGATGCTGGGTGCGCTGGTGGGCCTCAGCCTGGTCGGCAATATCCATGGCGGTCCTTACCTGAACTACTGGCTGATGATTCCGCTGGTGATCGTGTTCGGTGCGCTGCAAGGCGCCGTGGTGGAATGGATAGGGGTGCGCCCGGCGCTCAAGATCAAGTCGGAATTCGGCTGGATCATGTCGACCATCGCGCTGGCGATCATCTTCAAGAACGTCGCGGAAAACATCTGGGGCAAGGATGACCTGACTTTCCCTTCGCCCTTGCCGTCGACCCCGTTCCAGGTATTCGGCGCCAATGTCCAGCCGATGCAGGTGGTGGTGGTGCTGGGCGCACTGGCGATGATGCTGGCAGTCGAATTTTTCAACCGCAAATCGATTTACGGCAAGGCAGTGGTGGCGACCTCGAACGATCGCGACGCCGCCGGCCTGATGGGCATCAACACCAGCATGGTGATCACTTTCTCTTACGCCTTGTCGTCCGCCACCGCGGCGTTTGCCGGAGTCCTGGTGGCGCCGCTGACCCTGACCGGCGCCACCATGGGCGCGGCGCTGGGCCTGAAAGCCTTCGCGGTGGCGATTATCGGCGGCCTGACTTCGGGCATGGGAGCGGTGGTCGGCGGCCTGATCCTGGGTATCGCCGAGACTCTGACCGGATTTTACATCTCCACCGGTTACAAGGAAGTGCCCGGCCTGGTGCTGCTGCTGCTGGTGCTGGCCATCAAGCCGGCGGGCCTGTTCGGCAAGACAGCCATCAAGAAGGTGTGA
- a CDS encoding ABC transporter substrate-binding protein, whose translation MNTIIKTCVATALVGWSLAAGAAEPIKIGVTGPFTGGSAPMGVSMRDGVKLAVADINAKGGVLGRQLQLVERDDEAKNERGVQVAQELINKEKVVGTVGFINTGVALASQRFYQEAKIPVMNNVATGSIVTKQFVGPENKDNYVFRNAANDTIQSAMIVDEAVVRQKHTKVAILADSTNYGQLGREDLERTLAARGIKPVAVEKYNLKDVDMTAQLLKAKQGGAEVVLTYGIGPELAQIANGMEKLNWKVPIIGSWTLSMGNFIDNAGKNGDGARMPQTFIQDATTAKRKAFIEAYQKAYKIDRMPSAVSAAQGYDSVYLLAAAIKQAGSTDGVKVREALENLNGTVEGVVTTYTKPYSHDDHEAIKPNMVVIGEVKNGRVVLAK comes from the coding sequence ATGAACACAATAATCAAAACATGCGTGGCAACGGCGTTGGTCGGCTGGTCGCTGGCGGCAGGGGCGGCAGAGCCGATCAAGATCGGCGTCACGGGGCCATTTACCGGCGGTTCCGCGCCGATGGGCGTGTCGATGCGCGACGGCGTCAAGCTGGCGGTGGCGGACATCAACGCCAAGGGTGGCGTGCTGGGTCGCCAGCTGCAGCTGGTCGAACGCGACGACGAAGCCAAGAATGAACGCGGGGTCCAGGTTGCGCAGGAACTGATCAACAAGGAAAAAGTGGTCGGCACGGTCGGCTTCATCAACACCGGCGTCGCCCTGGCTTCGCAGCGCTTCTACCAGGAAGCCAAGATCCCGGTCATGAACAACGTCGCCACCGGCAGCATCGTCACCAAGCAGTTCGTCGGACCGGAAAACAAGGACAACTACGTGTTCCGCAATGCGGCCAACGACACCATCCAGTCGGCCATGATCGTCGACGAAGCGGTGGTGCGGCAGAAGCATACCAAGGTCGCGATCCTGGCCGATTCGACCAACTATGGCCAGCTCGGCCGCGAAGACCTGGAGCGCACCTTGGCTGCCAGGGGCATCAAGCCGGTCGCGGTTGAAAAATACAACCTGAAAGACGTCGACATGACGGCGCAGCTGCTGAAAGCCAAGCAGGGCGGCGCCGAAGTGGTGCTGACCTACGGCATCGGCCCGGAACTGGCGCAGATCGCCAACGGCATGGAAAAACTCAACTGGAAAGTGCCTATCATCGGCAGCTGGACTTTGTCGATGGGGAATTTCATCGATAACGCCGGCAAGAACGGCGACGGCGCGCGCATGCCGCAAACCTTCATCCAGGACGCCACTACAGCCAAGCGCAAGGCCTTCATAGAAGCCTACCAGAAAGCTTACAAGATCGACCGCATGCCATCCGCCGTTTCAGCGGCCCAGGGTTATGACTCGGTCTACCTGCTGGCGGCGGCAATCAAGCAGGCTGGCAGCACCGACGGCGTGAAAGTGCGCGAAGCGCTGGAAAACCTGAACGGCACCGTGGAAGGAGTAGTCACCACCTACACCAAGCCGTACAGCCACGACGACCACGAAGCGATCAAGCCGAACATGGTGGTGATCGGCGAAGTCAAGAATGGCCGTGTGGTATTAGCCAAGTGA
- a CDS encoding ABC transporter ATP-binding protein — protein sequence MLSISNLHAAYGKVEVLHGISLEVPKGKVVTLIGSNGAGKTTTMRAISGMIKAKSGSVTLAGVDVTGQASHKIARAGLAHSPEGRRVFATMSVVDNLLLGAFPRFTRSRPRGDVKYDLEQALELFPRLKERRSQLAGTLSGGEQQMLAMARAVMLNPEVILLDEPSMGLAPILVEEVFRIISRLKEQGVTMLLVEQFAAAALNVADYGYVLENGRISVHGPAQKLKNDPAVKAAYLGGGQH from the coding sequence ATGCTCTCGATTTCCAATTTGCATGCAGCGTATGGCAAGGTTGAAGTACTGCACGGTATTTCGCTGGAGGTGCCGAAGGGCAAAGTGGTGACGCTGATCGGCTCCAACGGCGCCGGCAAGACCACCACCATGCGCGCCATCTCCGGCATGATCAAGGCCAAGTCGGGCAGCGTCACCCTGGCCGGGGTCGACGTCACCGGCCAGGCTTCGCACAAGATCGCGCGCGCCGGGTTGGCGCATTCGCCGGAAGGACGGCGCGTGTTCGCCACCATGAGCGTGGTCGACAACCTGCTGCTGGGCGCATTTCCACGGTTTACCCGTTCGCGTCCGCGCGGCGACGTCAAGTACGACCTGGAGCAGGCGCTGGAACTGTTTCCGCGCCTGAAGGAACGCCGCAGCCAGCTGGCCGGCACGCTGTCCGGCGGCGAGCAGCAGATGCTGGCGATGGCGCGCGCGGTCATGCTCAATCCTGAAGTGATCCTGCTGGACGAGCCGTCGATGGGGCTGGCGCCGATCCTGGTGGAGGAAGTATTCCGCATCATTTCCCGGCTCAAGGAACAGGGCGTGACGATGCTGCTGGTCGAGCAGTTCGCCGCTGCGGCGCTGAATGTCGCTGATTACGGTTATGTGCTGGAGAACGGGCGGATCTCGGTGCACGGGCCGGCGCAGAAGCTGAAAAACGACCCGGCGGTCAAGGCGGCGTATCTGGGTGGCGGACAGCACTGA
- a CDS encoding cold-shock protein → MATGIVKWFNDSKGFGFITPDEGGEDLFAHFSAINSTGFKSLAENQRVSFEVTAGPKGKQASNIQPI, encoded by the coding sequence ATGGCAACTGGTATCGTAAAGTGGTTCAATGATTCGAAGGGTTTTGGTTTTATTACTCCTGACGAAGGTGGTGAAGATCTGTTCGCGCACTTCTCCGCAATCAACTCGACAGGCTTCAAATCCCTGGCTGAGAACCAACGTGTTTCTTTCGAAGTTACTGCTGGCCCAAAGGGTAAGCAAGCTTCGAACATTCAGCCTATCTAA
- a CDS encoding ABC transporter substrate-binding protein has protein sequence MFQLSRKKILSLAFAGLSALATVTLSALPGPSHAADLKIGLFADVSTLDPHFNNIAPNISLSSHLFDALVNVDPNGRLIPGLATSWTAIDPLTWEFKLRHGVKFSDGSELTAEDVVFSLDRPATLTNSPGPFTSYTKQIVSKQVVDPYTVRLKTATPYGPLALDVSTIFIVSKKAAQNATTEDFNSGKALVGTGPFKFASFKRGDRIELVRNDAYWGEKAAWDKVTFRILTSDGARLAALLAGEVDAIENVPPADLAKLKTNPQFKLAQKISWRTIFWTLDQSRDKSPDITDKAGKPLDKNPLKDVRVRQAISKAINRQALVDRTLEGLAVPASNIIAPGILGYADTLKVEKYDPEGAKKLLAAAGYPNGFGITLHGPNNRYINDERVVQTVAQFLNRVGIQAKVETLPLAVYFGKARAGEYSAALLGWGTLAGDFGLRTLLGTTNPDTGWGSWNWGKYTNPKLDQLVQSSLGSVDQKQREDFARQGAVVALNDYALIPLYHQYATWALRKGLKYTPRTDEFTFAHQFHPE, from the coding sequence ATGTTCCAGCTTTCCAGAAAGAAAATACTGAGCCTGGCTTTTGCCGGCCTGAGCGCCTTGGCGACGGTGACGCTGAGCGCCTTGCCCGGCCCCAGCCATGCCGCGGACCTGAAAATCGGCCTGTTTGCCGATGTCTCCACGCTGGATCCTCATTTCAATAATATTGCGCCGAACATTTCGCTGTCCTCGCACCTGTTCGACGCACTGGTCAATGTCGATCCGAACGGCCGCCTGATTCCGGGCCTGGCTACTTCCTGGACGGCAATTGATCCGCTCACCTGGGAATTCAAGCTGCGGCACGGCGTGAAATTCAGCGACGGCTCCGAACTGACCGCGGAAGATGTTGTATTTTCGCTGGATCGCCCCGCCACGCTGACCAACAGCCCGGGCCCGTTCACCAGCTACACCAAGCAGATCGTCAGCAAGCAGGTGGTCGATCCGTATACCGTGCGCCTGAAAACCGCCACGCCATATGGACCGCTGGCGCTGGATGTCAGCACCATCTTCATCGTTTCCAAGAAAGCAGCGCAAAACGCCACTACCGAGGACTTCAACAGCGGCAAGGCGCTGGTCGGCACCGGCCCCTTCAAGTTCGCCAGCTTCAAGCGCGGCGACCGTATCGAACTGGTGCGCAACGATGCTTACTGGGGCGAGAAAGCGGCCTGGGACAAAGTCACCTTCCGCATCCTGACTTCCGACGGCGCCCGCCTGGCAGCCTTGCTGGCCGGCGAAGTCGACGCCATCGAAAACGTGCCGCCGGCCGACCTCGCCAAGCTGAAGACAAATCCGCAATTCAAGCTGGCGCAGAAAATTTCCTGGCGCACCATCTTCTGGACCCTGGACCAGTCGCGCGACAAGTCGCCGGACATTACCGACAAGGCCGGCAAGCCGCTAGACAAGAATCCCTTGAAAGACGTGCGCGTGCGCCAGGCGATTTCCAAGGCCATCAACCGCCAGGCGCTGGTTGACCGCACCCTGGAAGGGCTGGCGGTGCCGGCGTCGAACATCATCGCTCCTGGCATACTGGGTTATGCCGATACGCTGAAAGTAGAGAAATACGATCCGGAAGGCGCCAAGAAACTGCTGGCGGCGGCTGGTTATCCCAACGGCTTCGGCATTACGCTGCATGGCCCGAACAACCGCTACATCAATGATGAACGCGTGGTGCAGACCGTCGCCCAGTTCTTGAACCGGGTCGGGATCCAGGCCAAGGTCGAGACGCTGCCGCTGGCGGTTTATTTCGGCAAGGCGCGCGCCGGCGAATATAGCGCAGCGCTGCTGGGCTGGGGCACGCTGGCCGGCGATTTCGGTTTGCGCACCCTGCTCGGCACCACCAACCCGGATACCGGCTGGGGTTCGTGGAACTGGGGCAAATACACCAATCCGAAACTGGACCAGCTGGTGCAGTCGTCGCTTGGTTCGGTCGACCAGAAACAGCGTGAGGATTTCGCCCGCCAAGGCGCCGTGGTGGCGCTCAACGATTACGCGCTGATCCCGCTGTATCATCAGTACGCGACCTGGGCGCTGCGCAAAGGCCTGAAGTACACGCCGCGCACCGACGAATTTACTTTCGCCCACCAGTTCCATCCCGAATAA
- a CDS encoding N-acyl amino acid synthase FeeM domain-containing protein yields the protein MKQDHTISTSSRAAGGKFLLSSLPATMPAVALPEQRLPFTVRIVSDEQALQKAVGIRHAAYSRHLPELAQNLLRFEQADLAQDTIVLLAESKLDGSSLGTMRIQTNRFQPLGLEQSVTLPDWLQGCSLAEATRLGVTSSQIGKIVKTLLFKAYFLYCVENGIDWMVITARSPLDRQYDALLFQDVFAGPEFIPMLHVGNLPHRVMAFEVATARERWAAAGHPLFGLMFEMQHPDLILEQPPNVLADQFEPRDSQAGERKVPLK from the coding sequence ATGAAACAAGACCACACAATCAGCACTTCCAGCCGGGCCGCCGGAGGGAAATTCCTTCTCTCGTCGCTGCCGGCAACCATGCCGGCGGTTGCGCTGCCTGAACAGCGCCTGCCATTCACCGTCAGGATAGTCAGCGACGAACAGGCTTTGCAGAAGGCGGTGGGAATCCGCCATGCAGCATACAGCCGGCACCTGCCTGAACTCGCGCAAAACCTGCTTCGGTTCGAGCAGGCCGATCTGGCGCAAGATACCATCGTGCTGCTGGCGGAGTCGAAGCTGGACGGTTCGTCGCTGGGCACCATGCGTATCCAGACCAATCGTTTCCAGCCCTTGGGGCTGGAGCAGTCGGTGACATTGCCGGACTGGCTGCAGGGTTGCAGCCTGGCGGAGGCGACGCGGCTGGGCGTCACTTCCAGCCAGATCGGCAAGATCGTCAAGACTTTGCTGTTCAAGGCTTATTTTTTATATTGCGTCGAGAATGGCATCGACTGGATGGTGATTACGGCACGCTCGCCATTGGACCGGCAATATGACGCCTTGCTGTTCCAGGATGTCTTTGCGGGACCGGAGTTCATCCCGATGCTGCATGTCGGCAATTTGCCGCATCGTGTCATGGCGTTTGAAGTTGCAACCGCCCGCGAACGTTGGGCCGCCGCCGGCCATCCTCTGTTCGGGCTGATGTTCGAGATGCAGCATCCTGACCTGATTCTCGAGCAGCCGCCCAATGTGCTGGCGGATCAATTCGAACCCCGCGACAGCCAGGCAGGAGAGCGAAAGGTCCCGCTGAAATAG